A single genomic interval of Arthrobacter globiformis harbors:
- a CDS encoding alpha/beta hydrolase family protein: protein MTRTLRQSCRMIASTSALAAILATAAASPAALAAQPASDAPAPAAAAPAAAAPAASTAPTVATGTLADGAAWRTEVPAAWNGKLVLFAHGFRAGPANPAWDSGFAPTASALVARGYAVASSSYATTGWALGTAAQDQLGTLAAFHDRFGTASRVIAVGRSMGGLVTSMMAEIPDSGIDGAVSTCGLVGGGVSLNNYQLDAAYAAAELLLPGQNVRLTGFTTQAEATETIAALKAALQQATTSAEGRGRLALVAALLNTPTELDGVDADNPEALAAAQAKLVLDTLPTVIERRHTIVNAAGGDSGWTAGVDYSKVLQSSAQRQLVEYMYAKGGLSLNGDLSTLTANAHIEPSNQGLQWMLKTSTPIGELQVPLLATHTTVDLLAPVEYQEEYAETVHQAGKNSLFRQAFVNRAGHCNFTVAENIAAIDAMDQRLQTGNWGSVATAANLQRAATSLKLDGANFVEFRPDEFINDRTWTPAH, encoded by the coding sequence ATGACCCGTACACTGCGCCAAAGCTGCCGCATGATTGCTTCAACGTCAGCCCTTGCAGCCATATTAGCCACGGCCGCCGCATCACCTGCGGCCCTCGCCGCCCAGCCTGCCTCAGACGCTCCAGCCCCGGCCGCAGCGGCTCCGGCGGCAGCCGCTCCGGCGGCATCAACCGCGCCGACGGTTGCCACCGGCACCCTCGCCGATGGGGCTGCATGGCGCACCGAGGTGCCTGCTGCTTGGAACGGAAAGCTGGTCCTCTTCGCCCACGGCTTCCGTGCCGGACCGGCCAATCCCGCCTGGGACAGCGGATTCGCCCCCACGGCCAGCGCGCTTGTGGCCCGCGGGTACGCCGTCGCTTCCTCGTCCTACGCCACCACCGGCTGGGCCCTCGGAACCGCAGCGCAGGACCAACTCGGCACCTTGGCAGCCTTCCACGACCGCTTCGGCACGGCAAGCCGGGTCATCGCCGTCGGACGGTCCATGGGAGGTCTCGTGACGAGCATGATGGCTGAAATCCCGGACTCCGGCATCGACGGCGCGGTCAGCACCTGCGGCCTGGTGGGCGGCGGTGTCTCCCTCAACAACTACCAGCTCGATGCGGCCTATGCGGCGGCGGAACTGCTCCTTCCCGGGCAGAACGTCCGCCTCACCGGCTTCACCACGCAGGCGGAGGCCACCGAAACCATTGCCGCACTGAAGGCAGCCCTGCAGCAGGCCACCACATCAGCGGAAGGCCGCGGGAGGCTGGCCCTCGTGGCCGCGCTGCTGAACACCCCGACCGAACTCGACGGGGTTGACGCGGACAACCCGGAGGCGCTGGCGGCCGCCCAGGCGAAGCTGGTCCTGGACACGCTCCCGACGGTGATCGAGCGGCGCCACACGATTGTCAACGCCGCGGGCGGGGACAGCGGCTGGACCGCCGGCGTCGACTACTCTAAGGTCCTGCAGTCCTCGGCCCAGCGCCAACTGGTGGAGTACATGTACGCCAAGGGCGGCCTGAGCCTGAACGGGGACCTCTCCACGCTCACTGCCAATGCCCACATCGAGCCCAGCAACCAGGGCCTCCAGTGGATGCTCAAGACCTCCACGCCCATCGGCGAGCTTCAGGTGCCGCTGCTGGCCACCCACACCACAGTGGATCTCCTGGCCCCGGTCGAATACCAGGAAGAGTACGCAGAAACTGTTCACCAGGCGGGCAAGAACTCCCTGTTCCGCCAGGCCTTTGTCAACCGCGCAGGGCACTGCAACTTCACAGTGGCGGAGAATATCGCCGCCATCGACGCGATGGACCAGCGGCTCCAAACCGGCAACTGGGGCTCCGTGGCCACAGCCGCCAACCTGCAGCGCGCCGCAACGTCCCTGAAGCTGGACGGCGCCAACTTCGTCGAGTTCCGCCCCGACGAATTCATCAACGACCGGACCTGGACGCCAGCCCACTAA